ATGACCTCGCCTGGGGCTACCGCAACAGCGGTATTCCCCGGGGCCACGTCATCTCGCGGGTGCGCCTCAAGTTGCAGCAGAGTACCCCGGAAGCCGTACAGCAGCGAATGGATCAGGCTGACCAGGCCCGCAAGGGCCAGCCCAAGATGAAAACCCCGGGGTGTGCTTTCAAGAACCCTGCGGGCGTCAGTGCCGGCATGCTGATCGACCAGGCCGGGCTGAAAGGCGAGCAGATCGGTCAGGCCCGGATTGCCCCCGAACACGGCAACTTCATCGTGAATCTGGGCGGGGCCAGCGCCAGCGACGTGCTGGGACTGCTGCGGCTGGTCAAAAGCCGGCTAGCACCTCAGCTGAATGTGCCGCTGGAGCTGGAATACGAGATCTGGCCTGAGGAAGCGGCCGACGACCTGCGCTAGGCGCCCTGGAAGCGCGGACTCTGGAAGGTCGGCCACAAATGCGAACTCCTTCACGGTAAACCCGCTAAGCTGACCTTATGTTTCGCCGTCCGCCCCCCAACCCCGGCACGCCACGCCGTCAGAAGAAGTGGCATCCGGACGCAGAAGAAGAAGTGCTGCACGAGGATCTGGACGACTTGCCCGCCGCTGAAAGCGTGGCCGCACCGCCGCTGGCTGAGCCAGCCGAACCTGAACTGGTAGACGGCTCAGCGGCTGCTGCCGACCTGCCAGAGCCCCCCGTTGCACCGGCCAGCCGCCCGCCGCGACGCCAGATTTTTTCGCTGCGCCGCTCGCCCCAACCTGAGCCGCAGCTGGAGGCTTTCCCAGATACACCGCCAGCTGAGTCTCTACCGGATGAGGCTACCCCTGTCATCATCTCTGAAAGCGCAGCGCTGGCAGAAACGGCGTCCGTGCCCGACGCTGTCCCCGGAGAGGAACAGCCTACCCTGACCCCAGCCCCAGCGCCCGCACCCAGCCGGCGCCGTGGCATGCGCTGGGGCTGGGTAGCCGTGCCGGCCCTGCTCCTGGGGCTGGCGGCTTCGTGGTTCGCCTTGCCTATCCGCGAGGTAGAGGTGAGCGGCAACCGGCATCTCAGCGCCGAGGATGTGGTCGCAGCTGCCGGCCTTGCTCGGGGCAGCAGCTGGCTGTATTACGGGGCGCGGCAAGCCGCCGGGCTGACGGCCAATCCCTGGATCGCCACGGCCGAGGTGGCCCGGCAGTTTCCCGGCCGGCTGAGCATCAAGGTCACCGAGCGTGCGCCCTACGCGGTCCTGCGCGAGTCAGGCCAGTCGCCGGTGGCAGTGGCCCGGGACGGCACCCATCTGCCCGGGGCGCCACTGAACCTGGGCGGGCTTCCTACCATCTCCGGCTGGGGCCCCGAGCGGACCGGCGACGCGCTGACCGCTCTGGAAGCCCTCGCGCCCTACCATGTACAATTGGTGAAGTACACTCCCTCCGGCCTTACGGTCAGTTCTCCCGAGAGCACAGCCTGGAGTGGAGATCTAGAGTCTCTGCTGAAGTACGCCGGAGCACTGGCGGACTACCCTAATCAAGCTATTCATATCTACCCCTGGGGGGTGAGCGTCCAGGAATGAAGGACAACCGAATGATTGTGGGCCTTGATATCGGCACCACCAAAATTACCACTGTAATTGGCGAACTGGCCGGCGACGGCAGTGTAGACATTATCGGTCAGGGCAGCGTGCCCAGCGAGGGACTCAAGCGTGGCTCGGTCGTGAACCTGGAGCGGACCGTGCAGGCCATCCGTGAATCGGTGCACCGCGCCGAGCGGGTGGCGGGCGTCAAGGTGGAAAGCGCCTACGTTACGGTGTCGGGCAACCACACCAAAGCCATCACCAGCCACGGACTGGCCGCTATCCGTCGCGGGCACGAGATTGCCGACACCGACGTTCACCGCGCCATTGAAAATGCTCAGGCCGTGCCGCTTGACCCCAATCTGGAAGTGCTGCACACCCTGCCGCAGGAGTACGAGGTAGACGGCCAGGAAGGCATCAAGAGCCCGGTCGGGATGCATGGCGTGCGGCTGGAAGTGGACGTGCATATCGTGGCCGGCACCGCTGGACCGTTGCTGAACCTGCGCCGCTGCGTGCAGGAGGCGGGGCTGCGGGTCGACGGCTTCGTGCTGCATGCGCTGGCCTCAGGCCTCTCCACGGTGGATACCGGTGAGCAGAGCCAGTCGGTGATCGTGATCGACATGGGCGGCGGCACCACCGATATCGGGGTGTTCCGGCGCGGCAACCTGGCCCACAGCGCCTCTATTCCTATCGGGGGCGATCACGTCACCGCCGACCTGGCCCAGATTCTCAAGATTCCGATGGAAGAGGCCGAGGACGTCAAGCGCCGTTACGGCGCCGCTCTGCCCGAAATGGCCGACACCGACCTGACCCTGGAAATCACCACCGGGCAGGGTAAGACCCACGCCCTGAGTGCGCAGGAGCTGTCACGGGTCATCAAGCCGCGCATCGCCGAAATTTTCGGCATGATCCGCGACGAGATTGACCAGACGCTGGGGCCGGTCGAACTGATCGCCCAGCATGTGATCCTGACCGGCGGCGCCAGCAAACTGCGCGGCACACCCGAGCTGGCCCGCGACCGTTTCCGGGTGCCGGTGCGGCTGGGCAAACCGATCAACATCGGCGGCCTGATCGATATCGTCAATGGTCCTGAATACGCGGCCGGCGTGGGCCTGGTGCTGTTCGGCCTGAATGAGGACGGCCGGCTGGTGATGCCCGCCCCCGCGCCCCTGCCCGAGCCGGAACCCGAGCCGGCGCCGGTTAAAGCACCACTGATCAAATCCAAAAAGGACCGCGAACCGGAACGCGAGCCGCAGCCGGCGGCCGCGCCGCAGCAGCGGCCCCACGCTCCGGCGCCCCAGCCGGTGCAGTCGCGCCCTGAGCCGGTGCCCACTGCGCCGGTGCAGCAGACGGTGGTGCGTACCTCGCCG
This region of Deinococcus sp. Marseille-Q6407 genomic DNA includes:
- a CDS encoding FtsQ-type POTRA domain-containing protein, translated to MFRRPPPNPGTPRRQKKWHPDAEEEVLHEDLDDLPAAESVAAPPLAEPAEPELVDGSAAAADLPEPPVAPASRPPRRQIFSLRRSPQPEPQLEAFPDTPPAESLPDEATPVIISESAALAETASVPDAVPGEEQPTLTPAPAPAPSRRRGMRWGWVAVPALLLGLAASWFALPIREVEVSGNRHLSAEDVVAAAGLARGSSWLYYGARQAAGLTANPWIATAEVARQFPGRLSIKVTERAPYAVLRESGQSPVAVARDGTHLPGAPLNLGGLPTISGWGPERTGDALTALEALAPYHVQLVKYTPSGLTVSSPESTAWSGDLESLLKYAGALADYPNQAIHIYPWGVSVQE
- the ftsA gene encoding cell division protein FtsA codes for the protein MKDNRMIVGLDIGTTKITTVIGELAGDGSVDIIGQGSVPSEGLKRGSVVNLERTVQAIRESVHRAERVAGVKVESAYVTVSGNHTKAITSHGLAAIRRGHEIADTDVHRAIENAQAVPLDPNLEVLHTLPQEYEVDGQEGIKSPVGMHGVRLEVDVHIVAGTAGPLLNLRRCVQEAGLRVDGFVLHALASGLSTVDTGEQSQSVIVIDMGGGTTDIGVFRRGNLAHSASIPIGGDHVTADLAQILKIPMEEAEDVKRRYGAALPEMADTDLTLEITTGQGKTHALSAQELSRVIKPRIAEIFGMIRDEIDQTLGPVELIAQHVILTGGASKLRGTPELARDRFRVPVRLGKPINIGGLIDIVNGPEYAAGVGLVLFGLNEDGRLVMPAPAPLPEPEPEPAPVKAPLIKSKKDREPEREPQPAAAPQQRPHAPAPQPVQSRPEPVPTAPVQQTVVRTSPQAQQPANPDRKPNLLDKIRSWFSDWL